A portion of the Natronococcus sp. AD-5 genome contains these proteins:
- the pheS gene encoding phenylalanine--tRNA ligase subunit alpha encodes MQLPESQVAVLEAASADEATSVDALAAATDLPPETVTGAAFELEEDGLVAVAERVDETVALTEEGREYAADGLPEVRLYEAALEAGADADPVSMGRVIGASGLEGAQIDIALSNYARKGYGTIDGGEITADPDADPAADAEANALESLVADGALEGSDDVLDRLERRDLVEIAESTVREVTLTEQGVTELMAGVETAETVGQVTPELLTSGEWEDVEFAEYNVEADAESVEGGRIHVLREMSERVKDVLVGMGFREMDGPHADADFWINDCLFMPQDHPARTHWDRFALEQPTHIDDLPEDLVERVERAHREGVGEDGEGYHSPWDEDFARALALRGHTTSLSTRYLSGAEIGEIEPPARFFSVEKAYRNDTLDATHLLEFYQIEGWVMAEDLSVRDLMGTFEEFYAQFGIEDIQFKPHYNPYTEPSFELFGTHPTTGELIEIGNSGIFREEMLEPLGVECDVMAWGLALERLAMLTTGAEDIRDLHGTLADLEFLRNAEVTY; translated from the coding sequence ATGCAACTTCCAGAATCACAGGTCGCGGTCCTCGAGGCCGCGAGCGCAGACGAGGCAACGTCCGTCGACGCCCTCGCTGCGGCGACCGACCTCCCGCCGGAGACCGTCACCGGGGCGGCCTTCGAACTCGAGGAGGACGGACTGGTCGCCGTCGCCGAGCGCGTCGACGAAACGGTCGCCCTCACGGAGGAGGGCCGCGAGTACGCCGCGGACGGATTGCCGGAGGTCCGCCTCTACGAGGCCGCGCTCGAAGCCGGCGCCGACGCCGACCCCGTCTCGATGGGGCGGGTCATCGGCGCCTCCGGGCTCGAGGGGGCCCAGATCGACATCGCGCTCTCGAACTACGCCCGGAAGGGGTACGGCACGATCGACGGCGGCGAGATCACGGCCGATCCGGACGCCGATCCCGCCGCGGACGCGGAGGCGAACGCGCTCGAGTCGCTGGTCGCCGACGGCGCGCTCGAGGGGAGCGACGACGTCCTCGACCGGCTCGAGCGCCGCGACCTCGTCGAGATCGCCGAGTCGACCGTCCGCGAGGTAACGCTGACCGAGCAGGGCGTCACGGAGCTCATGGCCGGCGTCGAGACCGCCGAGACGGTCGGGCAGGTGACGCCCGAACTCCTGACCAGCGGCGAGTGGGAGGACGTCGAGTTCGCCGAGTACAACGTCGAGGCCGACGCGGAGTCCGTCGAGGGCGGCCGGATCCATGTCCTGCGCGAGATGTCCGAGCGGGTCAAGGACGTCCTCGTCGGGATGGGCTTCCGGGAGATGGACGGCCCCCACGCCGACGCGGACTTCTGGATCAACGACTGTCTGTTCATGCCCCAGGATCACCCGGCGCGAACGCACTGGGACCGGTTCGCCTTAGAGCAGCCCACCCACATCGACGACCTCCCCGAAGACCTCGTCGAGCGCGTCGAGCGCGCCCATCGCGAGGGCGTCGGCGAGGACGGCGAGGGCTACCACTCCCCCTGGGACGAGGACTTCGCGCGAGCCCTCGCGCTGCGCGGGCACACGACCTCGCTGTCGACTCGCTACCTCTCCGGCGCCGAGATCGGCGAGATCGAACCGCCCGCCCGGTTCTTCAGCGTCGAGAAGGCCTACCGCAACGACACGCTGGACGCGACGCACCTGCTCGAGTTCTACCAGATCGAGGGGTGGGTGATGGCCGAGGATCTCTCCGTGCGCGACCTGATGGGTACCTTCGAGGAGTTCTACGCCCAGTTCGGCATCGAGGACATCCAGTTCAAACCGCACTACAACCCCTACACCGAGCCGAGCTTCGAGCTGTTCGGGACCCACCCGACGACGGGCGAACTGATCGAGATCGGCAACTCCGGCATCTTCCGCGAGGAGATGCTCGAGCCCCTCGGAGTAGAGTGCGACGTCATGGCCTGGGGGCTCGCCCTCGAGCGACTCGCCATGCTGACCACCGGCGCGGAGGACATCCGAGACCTCCACGGCACGCTCGCCGACCTCGAGTTCCTGCGGAACGCGGAGGTGACCTACTGA
- a CDS encoding methylated-DNA--[protein]-cysteine S-methyltransferase, with protein sequence MQIRLFGSDLELDDARIGADSASVREQLREYETGRRDRFDLEIDYPGTFTGTVMRAMERIPYGETRTYGELAADLETAPVAVGQACGRNPVPVLVPCHRVVGADSLTGYAGGLDLKRALLEHEGASILTSR encoded by the coding sequence ATGCAGATCCGACTCTTCGGGAGCGACCTCGAACTCGACGACGCGCGAATCGGCGCGGATTCGGCGTCCGTTCGCGAGCAACTGCGGGAGTACGAAACCGGAAGGAGAGACAGGTTCGATCTCGAGATCGACTATCCCGGCACCTTCACGGGAACGGTGATGCGCGCGATGGAGCGGATCCCGTACGGTGAAACCCGCACGTACGGCGAACTCGCGGCCGACCTCGAGACGGCGCCGGTCGCCGTCGGACAGGCCTGCGGCCGCAATCCGGTTCCCGTCCTCGTCCCCTGCCATCGCGTCGTCGGCGCCGATTCGCTCACCGGATACGCCGGCGGGCTGGACCTGAAGCGAGCCCTGCTCGAGCACGAAGGCGCCTCGATTCTGACTTCCCGGTAG
- a CDS encoding tryptophan--tRNA ligase, with amino-acid sequence MTGDDPLEESESGEPRAGESATDDGERSSSALRSDGGAAGADDVALDPWGSSSVSDYRKLFEEFGIEEFDEVLEEVPNPHYLMRRGVIFGHRDYRPVAEAMREGEDAAVLSGFMPTGDPHIGHKLVFDEIIWHQQQGADAYALIADLEANSARGMGWDEIDEHARNYLLSLLALGFDPEEGELYRQSTNREVQDLAFELGADANFSEFQAIYGFDGETDISHMQSVVTQMADILYPQLEESKPTVIPVGPDQDPHVRLARDLAERTRFFKVSEAYASFELEPAERDLVAEFYDRLDPAVFDDDTLRCVHVADALEETPLEELDVAADALGSVLTKLNEAGMEPVRPRTRFFDRRATEAAFDALVDSIDGEKRVYESHVDAFDLEAGEAEELAREVEVDNGGYGFRPPSSIYHRFMTGLTGGKMSSSVPASHISLLDDPEDGYSKVKAASTGGRETAEEHRELGGRADECPVYELYAYLLSGDDDEFAKRVYDECTDGERLCGDCKEQAAQLMKEFLEEHQEKREEVAELLEGADIELESPRKV; translated from the coding sequence ATGACCGGAGACGACCCACTCGAGGAGTCCGAGTCAGGGGAACCGCGAGCCGGGGAATCAGCGACGGACGACGGTGAGCGGTCCTCGTCGGCACTCCGTTCGGACGGCGGAGCAGCAGGCGCAGATGACGTCGCACTGGACCCGTGGGGCTCCTCGAGCGTCTCCGACTACCGGAAGCTGTTCGAGGAGTTCGGCATCGAGGAGTTCGACGAGGTGCTCGAGGAGGTGCCGAACCCCCACTACCTGATGCGCCGGGGCGTCATCTTCGGCCACCGCGACTATCGCCCGGTCGCGGAGGCGATGCGGGAAGGCGAGGACGCGGCCGTCCTCTCGGGGTTCATGCCCACGGGCGACCCGCACATCGGTCACAAGCTCGTCTTCGATGAGATCATCTGGCACCAGCAGCAGGGCGCCGACGCCTACGCGCTGATCGCCGACCTCGAGGCCAACTCCGCCCGCGGGATGGGCTGGGACGAGATCGACGAGCACGCGCGTAACTATCTCCTCTCGCTGCTCGCGCTCGGCTTCGATCCCGAGGAGGGGGAACTCTACCGCCAGTCGACCAACCGCGAGGTCCAGGACCTGGCGTTCGAACTCGGGGCCGACGCGAACTTCTCGGAGTTCCAGGCGATCTACGGCTTCGACGGCGAGACCGACATCTCGCACATGCAGTCGGTCGTCACGCAGATGGCCGACATCCTCTACCCGCAACTCGAGGAGTCCAAACCCACCGTCATCCCCGTCGGACCGGACCAGGATCCCCACGTCCGGCTGGCGCGGGACCTCGCCGAGCGGACCCGCTTCTTCAAGGTCTCGGAGGCGTACGCGAGCTTCGAACTCGAGCCCGCGGAGCGCGACCTCGTCGCCGAGTTCTACGACCGTCTCGATCCCGCGGTCTTCGACGACGACACGCTCCGCTGCGTTCACGTCGCCGACGCGCTCGAGGAGACGCCGCTCGAGGAACTCGACGTGGCCGCCGACGCGCTCGGATCGGTCCTGACGAAGCTGAACGAGGCCGGGATGGAGCCGGTTCGTCCGCGAACGCGCTTCTTCGACCGCCGGGCGACCGAGGCGGCGTTCGACGCGCTCGTCGACTCGATCGACGGCGAGAAGCGCGTCTACGAGAGCCACGTCGACGCGTTCGACCTCGAGGCCGGCGAGGCCGAAGAGCTCGCCCGCGAGGTCGAGGTCGACAACGGCGGCTACGGCTTTCGCCCGCCGTCGTCGATCTACCACCGGTTCATGACCGGCCTCACGGGCGGCAAGATGTCCTCGTCGGTGCCGGCGAGCCACATCTCGCTGCTCGACGACCCCGAAGACGGCTACAGCAAGGTCAAGGCGGCGTCGACCGGCGGCCGCGAGACGGCCGAAGAACACCGCGAACTCGGCGGCCGCGCCGACGAGTGCCCCGTCTACGAGCTGTACGCCTACCTGCTCTCGGGTGACGACGACGAGTTCGCCAAGCGCGTCTACGACGAGTGTACCGACGGCGAGCGCCTCTGCGGCGACTGCAAGGAACAGGCCGCCCAGCTCATGAAGGAGTTCCTCGAGGAACACCAGGAGAAACGCGAGGAGGTCGCGGAGCTACTCGAGGGGGCGGACATCGAACTCGAATCGCCGCGAAAGGTCTAG